GCATTTAAAAGGAGGATGACCCTGTTTATTGCAATGTGAACAGGGAGGATAGGATCCCTTCTTGACTCCTGCTTTGTTGTACGTTGAAGATTCTCTAGTAGAAATTTGATTcttcttgaacttcttcttcttattgttCCTAACGTTCTCATGATGCTTCGCTGGCAAGGCTCCTTCAACAGCACCTTCTTGCCTCATGGCTCTTCTTTGTTCCTGCGCTTGCAAAGCATTGAGTATCTCTGCAAGAGTGATTTGAGTCAAATCTTTGGTATTTTCTAAGGCAGAAATAGATGCCTCAAATTTTTCAGGCACTGATACAAGAATTTTTTCTACAATTCTTGAGTCCTTGAACACAGAACCAAGTAATCTGATTTGGTTTGCAATGTCCAATAACCTAACAGAATACTCTTTAATTGATTCTGTTTCCTTCATCTTCTGCAACTCGAATTCTCGAATCAAGTTTAGCACACGcattcctttgattctttcatcTCCCTCATATTCTGACTTGAGATAATTCCATATCTCATATGCTGATCTCAGAGTCATAATTCTAGTGAAAATAGTAGATGAGACTGCAGCAAACAGACATGCCTTTGCCTTggatttctttgtcttcttctccttttgcgCTTTGATTTGTGCCATGGTAGGATTGTCTGGAAGAGCAGGAATTTCATAATCCTCTTCCACTGCTTCCCAAATATCCAAAGCTTCCATATAAGCTTCCATACGAACTGCCCAAACTTGGTAGTTGTCTCCATCAAATATCAATGGAGAAATTGAAGTGAAACTAGAACTTGTTATGGCGTCCATGACACAACAACTCACACTCACAGATCCCTTAAGAAgagagctctgataccaattgttattttctagagtaaaaataaatattgcaatggcaaattgaagacaaattcatttcaattacattcaaagaaaaatacagtatttaaagtcttaaaaataactacccactaacatcatgaccctaaactttctccactaacatcatgaccctaaactttctccactaatcaacatgaccctagactttctccatgattacaaatcatgaatgactaattcctaagaaataggaacaaacttggactaaattaacttaacaaagatAAACACACATGAGCATGTTTCAATCCTAAAGCACTTTCTTAACACTACCTAACCATTAAAATAGTAGACTAGATCTTCATGTCTGTTCAATCCAAAAGTTTTGTTTACTTATCATACCCTATTATAATGCTTAATTATTCCATTAAGAGAGTTTGACCAAAGTCTATTATATAGACAAATGAAAATGGACCAATATTTGTATAGATTTGGTTCATTGCCTTAGTCTAACCTCAAAAAGTTATATTTTGTCGTTTAAGCTGGCCGGTCAAAGCCGACCATGCATATCTACTCATAATTCAATCGGTAAATTGAATTATGTGATATCGATATAAATATCATGAATCTTTAACATCTTTTATAAATACTCgtaaaacacaaaaaaaaaaaaaaacatctatTAGACCACTGTAAATAGAAATATTAATAACAGTTttataaacataaataaatcGTATAAACTTCGTGACATATAAAAATATCTGTCAATATCGATATTTTATCTGTACAATTGAAATCTCAACGTCTTATTGTCATCAATATTTTAATCCTTATTCATCAGAAACTTCGATGATCATTTTATAGCTTGAAATATTTTTAACGAAAATGCATTTGGGATCATTTCTCATTTCATTTGAGTTAGATAAAACATCAATTTTTGGTTGAAATTCTTTTAAGTTATTTAATACGGATGGAAAATGTCGATTTACTAATGAAACTACATCCATTAAGGTAAGATTCATTTGTTTTTGTGTCAACTCGAATAAACAAATACAATGAGACAAGCATATACTTTTTGATGACTTAAGCAATGTGGGAATGGctatcatatttaaatatttcatgaCATGACATTCACAACTTGGTGAGAGAAGTGAGGAATATATTAGATTCAAAGTCTAAATTGGTTGGCATCAGTTTAGGGATTTAGCATATACCATAAGAATCTGCTTGACAcggaaacaatttttttcaaaccaAACATTGTTCGATTGAAATACGAGTATCAGTAATCATAAAATTTGTGATTcaaatctttttattttcaactctacttaaaaagaagaaaggaaaacaaaaatgaataagaaatttCCGCCATTATTAATTGAAATTACAAAGTTAATTATTAGACTCAAAAGTTCAACCATGGTTAAATGAATACATTCCAATCTAAAATGGTACATTTTGTCCTTTTAAGCAACAACATCAATTCAAATCAACGATGACATATTCATATGACATTATCAACTGTTCCactaataaattaattatatgattAATGTATTGAGATCTATAATCATCCTATAACCATGGTCTAAACCCAAGTTGAAACCAagattaaaattataaaataaaagagtGTCTTTATTTATATTAGATACATACATTAAATAGACATATAgcataataccaaatatattattccatactcattttaaaaaagtattaCTCCATGAAATAATTCATCTTTTcttaataacaaaatttagTTTAAACGGCAATCGCAAATATAACACTCAAACTATCACCACATGAGAAACAATGCAAAagaatttacaaatatatctaaatttagatttagtttttaaaattcatcATATAGTTTATCGTtaataaacattattatatttataatttaaaaaaaaaacattcttaCACACataactctttttattttttttaagaaaaaaatttcttaccatcaaacaaaaaaagaacGATTAAGTTTGAACGATCGTAAAATCTAAGAAATTGTTTAATCCTTAAACCGTAATATAATGAATCAATTATATAACGTTTTATAATTATGGAGATTAGGTAAATAAATcgattatttttaaaataaagtttgtaaaaagaaaggaaaacagTATAacattgaaattttttaaaaagttggaTTAAAGTAAATACAAACATCAAAGTTcactaaattaaaaaatgtataatttGAAACAAATTCAAACAGTAGGTTGAATGATTAATTATATGAGAGAGTGACATCACCCTAAAAGGTATAATTTGTCTTaaccaacaaaaacaaatatttaaatcaaaaCCCAATAACGACGGCTTATATCATAAGTTTAGTGTAAATAATTATCATAAACCTTCCCTTAATCATGATTCCATTtgttaaaataaacaaaaaaaaagcgTTAATTAGACTGAGTAACCTTAATCGGAGCAGGCTGGCCGGCCGCAGTAGCATTCCAATTTCCACAACGTGATCTATAAATTCACAATCCTCCTTCCATAAATCTTCAATAGAATCTCCAAGAACCTCCGGCGGTTTTCGATCCAATCATGAGGCAAGCAGGAGCATATTCCGGCGTGATGTACTGGAAGACAGGGCCGCACTCGCTGCCGTTAGCGAGGATAAAGAAGATCATGAAGAAATCGGGAGAGGAGGTGAAGATGATCTCCGGTGAGGCTCCGATCGTGTTCTCGAAGGCGTGTGAATTGTTCATCGAAGAATTGACGAAGAGATCGTGGATGATTGCGATGCAGAGTAAGAAGAGGATGCTTCATAAAGAGGATGTGGCTTCCGCTATTCTGGCGACGGATGTTTTCGATTTTCTGATCGGATTGATCTTCAATGAAACCGCCGCCACCGCGGGAGATGTTGGTGAAAGTGAAAATATTTCGGTAGGTTGTTGAAAGGATGGTTTGAAGTATTTTCCATGAATTGAGTTTTCAATTTGTCAATCAATGATAAAATGTAAAATACGATTCTCATATATGTGGTTCCATTTATAACAAACGTTTCAACTATGCATGTCTTTCTCATCTATTTAAATTATCAAAACAATCGTACTCAAATTTGTTCGAGAGAACCATCTAAAATAGACTAAATTAAACAATTCATTCTTATCGTAATAGACACAAATAGTAACAGAGATATCGTAATTAAATTAGTCAAAGTAAACAAATTTGAATATTTAGAAGTTATAATATCTTAAATCAATCTACGGTCTTTCTAaaggttggttggttggttTGCATCTCTACCCATTTATGGGAAAGGTTATTCCacatttaatcaatcaaatgtTGATTTGAATATAATCTTTTAACACATTAATTTCAATATTTCATGAGGTCATTATTGGCAGAATAATGGCCTCTCTTTTTTCACATAATAATCCATTTCAATTAACTAACAACATccaatttttcaattctttccTACTATATATACACACCCGTATGTGTTTCAACGACTctcaatatctttgactaattaACGTGAGACTTTTGGCCACATTTTTACATGTACTATGTAGTATAACATGTTAGATAATTGTTATTGTCAAGATTTAACGTGTCTATGTCTATATAACGTTAttagtcaattttttttttac
This region of Cucumis melo cultivar AY chromosome 7, USDA_Cmelo_AY_1.0, whole genome shotgun sequence genomic DNA includes:
- the LOC103493153 gene encoding nuclear transcription factor Y subunit C-2-like, with the translated sequence MRQAGAYSGVMYWKTGPHSLPLARIKKIMKKSGEEVKMISGEAPIVFSKACELFIEELTKRSWMIAMQSKKRMLHKEDVASAILATDVFDFLIGLIFNETAATAGDVGESENISVGC